A genomic stretch from Solanum stenotomum isolate F172 chromosome 8, ASM1918654v1, whole genome shotgun sequence includes:
- the LOC125872087 gene encoding terpene synthase 9-like, which translates to MTTSSPNKSRPLANFHSTVWGYHFLSYTPQLTEITNQEKVEVDEYKETIRKMLVETPDASEQKLVLIDAIQRLGVAYHFDNEIETSIQNIFYASQQNDDNLHVVSLRFRLVRQQGHYISSDVFKKFTEQDGKFKETLTNDVQGLLSLYEASHLRVRDEEILEEALTFTTTHLESIVSNLSNNNSLKVEVTEALSQPIRMTLPRMGARKYISIYENNDAPNHLLLKFAKLDFNMLQKFHQRELSELTRWWKDLDFANKYPYARDRLVECYFWILGVYFEPKYSRARKMLTKVLKVTSILDDTFDAYATYDELVTFTDAIQRWDANAIDSIPPFMRPVYQALLDIYSEMEQVLFKEGKLDRVYYAKYEMKKLVRAYFKEAQWLNDANYIPKYEEHMENSLVSAAYMMGSTTSLIGMEEFISKETFEWLMNEPLIVRASSLISRAMDDIVGHEVEQERGHVASIIECYMKEYGASKQEAYVKFQKEVTNAWKDINKEFFHPTEVPMFVLERVLNFARVIDTLYKEEDGYTNAKGKLKNMINSILIESVKI; encoded by the exons ATGACTACTTCTTCCCCTAATAAGTCTCGTCCCTTGGCTAATTTTCACTCAACTGTTTGGGGATATCATTTCCTTTCTTATACTCCTCAACTCACC GAAATTACTAATCAAGAAAAAGTTGAAGTTGATGAGTACAAAGAAACAATCAGGAAAATGTTGGTGGAAACTCCTGACGCTAGTGAGCAAAAACTTGTGTTAATAGACGCAATTCAACGATTGGGAGTGGCATATCATTTCGATAATGAAATTGAAACATCCattcaaaacattttttatgCGTCCCAACAGAATGATGACAACCTTCACGTTGTTTCTCTTCGTTTTCGACTTGTGAGGCAACAAGGCCATTACATATCTTCTG ATGTCTTCAAGAAATTCACCGAACAAGATGGAAAATTCAAGGAAACCCTTACTAATGATGTCCAAGGATTATTAAGTTTGTATGAAGCATCACATTTGAGAGTACGCGATGAGGAGATTCTTGAAGAAGCTCTTACCTTTACCACTACTCATCTCGAGTCTATAGTCTCCAACTTGAGCAATAATAACTCTCTTAAGGTTGAAGTAACTGAAGCCTTAAGTCAGCCTATTCGCATGACTTTACCAAGGATGGGAGCAAGAAAATACATATCcatttatgaaaataatgatgCACCCAACCATTTGCTTTTGAAATTTGCTAAATTGGATTTTAACATGCTGCAAAAGTTCCACCAAAGAGAGCTTAGTGAGCTTACAAG gtGGTGGAAAGATTTGGATTTTGCAAATAAATATCCATATGCAAGAGACAGATTGGTTGAGTGTTACTTTTGGATATTAGGAGTGTATTTTGAACCAAAATATAGCCGTGCTAGAAAAATGCTAACAAAAGTACTCAAGGTGACCTCAATCCTTGATGACACTTTTGATGCTTATGCAACCTATGACGAACTTGTGACTTTCACTGATGCGATCCAGAg aTGGGATGCTAATGCAATCGATTCAATACCGCCATTTATGAGACCCGTTTATCAAGCCCTTCTAGACATTTACAGTGAAATGGAACAAGTGTTGTTCAAAGAAGGTAAATTGGACCGTGTATACTATGCAAAATATGAG atgaaaaaGTTGGTGAGAGCCTATTTTAAGGAAGCCCAATGGTTAAATGATGCTAACTATATTCCAAAATATGAGGAGCACATGGAGAATTCACTTGTAAGTGCTGCCTATATGATGGGATCAACAACTTCCTTGATCGGTATGGAGGAATTTATATCCAAAGAGACTTTTGAATGGTTAATGAATGAGCCTTTGATAGTTCGAGCTTCCTCATTGATTAGCAGAGCAATGGATGATATTGTTGGACATGAA GTTGAACAAGAAAGAGGACATGTAGCTTCAATTATTGAATGTTACATGAAAGAATATGGAGCTTCAAAGCAAGAGGCTTACGTTAAATTCCAGAAAGAGGTCACCAATGCATGGAAGGACATAAACAAAGAATTCTTCCATCCAACTGAAGTACCAATGTTTGTCCTTGAACGAGTTTTAAATTTTGCACGTGTGATAGACACATTATATAAAGAGGAGGATGGATACACAAACGCCAAAGGCAAACTTAAAAACATGATTAATTCGATACTGATTGAATctgtcaaaatataa